From Rhopalosiphum padi isolate XX-2018 chromosome 2, ASM2088224v1, whole genome shotgun sequence:
TAAACAAAAGCCATTAATATGATTCTTGTTTTTTTATCACATAAagaactttatattaaaattaaatatttttttttagttcaagttttaattatatttatagaactttaacttgtaattaaaattatttttcaaaaaatatgttatttaaatttgcattaaaaaaaaaggatgTGTTCATGCACAGcagaaacaaataatttaaactgaatgttatgtatgatgtattttGTACTACCTTTATTGTTGAACACATTGTAAGtatgtttattcatttatttatttatattttgtttatagcaAATTTTGGGATGCTCTATAATTTTGGCATTAATGCAAGAATATTCTACCACAGTTAAATCTACTGATGTGGGTTTAACTTGGGAATCCCATTATTCTGCAAAAAAGGAATTTGAGGTAAaagttaactatttattaacttgattatttgtttaacttgttaaattgtttaattcatttatatttatgttataggcTAGAGATTTAAgacgtatttttatattcagtACTCGTGCCTTGCATGAAATACAAAATCTTCCTCAGCCATTATCACCTGATATTTTGACCGTTCTTAAGCATTTACTGAATATTTGTGAATCTGTTTTAGTATGGGGATTCATTTCTTCTAATAATATCCTTTTTACAATCAGCCTATTACATAGCCTaagtattttggtttttaattatatacatttttttttattttcacaactGAAAGTAATATgatcttaattttatttggattatttctaattatttgaacataaaatgtatttgttagtgtataataagtcataattaattttttcaaagcCATAAGAAAAACTTTATAATCTGTCATTATCAAAAgaagaaattattttgaacaaatgtGAAACTTACTTTAAATCTTGctcttgataaatattattattgtgtttgctaaagataattgtttattttaatttcataggtatgtactatgtagtatgtacaattTGCAATTtggtatagtaaaatataattcttaaaaacatttttaacatttaaattttttctaaattgatAGTATActctgattatttaaataaatatttataattttccttaattaaaaaatactgccCAAATATTTGATTGGAATGTTTGAAGGAATATATAATTCTGAAAATAGCCCTATTTTAAAGCTTGGATCAGACTGGAAAGATATCATAACAAATCCTAGTACtgttgatttatattttcatgtaagtaatatggttattaattaataattatttaagtgtaaCAAAAATAGCTGATAAATGTAACTATGGTTGTCTGTTTTAATGAaagtctaaattaaaaaaaataaccaaaaaacatgtaggtattatagatttaagaatatgtattataattaatgatacactagatatatacatattatacaaatttacgtTTTAGGCAAATAAAGGAAAATGCGAATGGCAAAATTGAATTGGTATTTTATCGCGATATTATGCAGAAAATTTGTGAAACTtgttataacttgtattttataataaaataaatatgaaaatagccTTAATCAGCTTTCTGAATTaatgaggttctactgtattaacttttgtttttatcaattttttgatatataattaaaaattatcataaaatatctaaattaaaattaaaaatattgacaaaatcgATGAGTTAGATATTTAGTTGATTAATTACTTTTGTCAGTTTTTTCttttatgctatttttattatataatacctatatacaattacttttttactttctctatgtttattaattatttataatatcagatTTATTGGATGGTCAGAGACAACCCTCAATTTTCACACCATTGTTTGAATTGTCTTGTACAATTATCTTCAATTAATGGTAATATATGGACTGATACAAATGTACGAATGAAATATATgacaaattatttagaaaattttatcaaattagtaTCTACGTAAGTGAATATTTATGTGTtctcattcttttttttttttaaattgatctgATGTATTACTTTAATTTCAGGGTTAAAATTTTAGATCGCGAATCAATAGGAAtttcaactattataaaaagaataataagtgGATATACTCCTTCAGGATTTATTCAATTTCCTCCAGAACTAGTAAAAAGTTTTTTGGAAAATACAACTCATCTTACATGTCAGTTTGCTGAAGGAGCTGCTACTgaagaaaatgtaatttttataattttgtaatgataaacaaatttattattatcattattattatactgtcttCTAGTTATCTCAAGATGATCAAATGTTTTTTgaagcatttaataatattttacgtccCTGGGTGTCTATTATTGCAAATAGTAACCAATCTTTTCCAGAACAATTATGTAAGAGTGCATccatacaaattttaaacacatacaTAAAATGTCATATTTCACCACCAAATGGTACTAAAACTCCTGACAATGAGTTTAATGAAAATGAAGAGGATGATCGAGTTGTTAACAAAGAACAACTCCAATACATAGGAATATTTGGAAGACTTGTAAGTATGCAGTATTTTAGAGTTTTTGCAGTTAATGGTATTAGTAAAAACTGACAAATAAAGTGTAAGTTGTCCATAATAacggttaaaatatttatttttatttaattttttgcttTTCTTTTAAACATTACTAAAGAGAAAATATAgagaaaactatatttatatcaacCTTACATGTTGAGTGTGACATTGAATGGGCAGTTCTGaccaaatataatacatgggtttaaactttattcaattataatgacTATTTGATATTCAGTAATCAATGACTTCCCTTTATAAaccaaataattgtttttcatgaATTAACAAATCCTCGTATGAACTActctttaaaatacaaactttGCAAAACACTTTATTAGTTGATGTTTTCTATCTATAAACTATCTACCGGCCAAATAATAGGTTAAGTAATGTTTAATCTTGTTAAGTCAGTGAGTATATCATTCACCTTATGCTTTTATATATGTAGATATGGATGTTtgctaactattaaaaaaaataataactcaattaattaacttatagaATTAGAAATAGACTTAAAACTTTCTTTACGATAAtactcatttataaaaaaaacatataacgaTTAGATTAGTGGTTCCCGAAATCATTGGCATCAAAGATTCttattttcacatttaaatagattatgcagattaatataaatgtaattgtaattttttcatattctaaatattttattttagattccagAACATTCTTTACCGTTACTAGTAACTTTAATTGAAGGCCAAATAAAAGAAATGAGAACAATAATTGAACATGTGCACAGTAGTGGAAGTTGTCAGTGGCCAGAGTCTTTTCAACAGAAAATTGACGCTGTCAATGAAGATATTCATTGGATGTTTCTTATAGCTGGTGATTTCTTAATAAGTTTGATTTCTGTAgtcaaatcataaattattttaaatgatttttttaggaCATATACTCACAGTGGATAGTGAGGGTGAACCTAGCATGATTCCTTCAGAAATAATGCATCATAGTATTGAGCAGAGTAAAAATGTCAATTTAGATTTAACAATGAAATTTCTTACTAATCAAATGTTAGTTATGGATGTACCTGGTTCAGCAGAAGCTGTAGATGATGttatcaagtaaattaattaacatcatttgttttgttattttatcataaaaataattttaaaaaatgtgtgcaTATATGTTTTTTCTTAGGTTAGTGTCTATTGCATTTCATCTATGtgaattagaaaaaaagttaatagaAGCTAAAATGGAAAGTCTTTGTAGTCCATTGTTAAGTGGTACTATAGTATGGTTCTTGCGTGAATTTTCTCAAGCATACTTGATGCCAAATGAGACTTACTACAATGatgtaaactataattaattattaatgtctattatattttgttttattttaataatgaaatataatttttagcttAGTATGACATTATTGCAAGCATTTGGTCAACATACAGAAGCTGCTAATTGGGTTTTAAATTACTTGCTAAATAAAGTTGAACATAATATCAAATCACCTCTGTATGTTGATGTGAGTCTTATTGGAGATACAGTTGGATTATTAATATCTTTGGTAGATATTAGACACAAGTATGTCTCATAgtttgtaattgttttaatttgtcaTGCCTATGGCTAATATGAACagcattttaattaacaataaaatattgaattattcattatattaattatgattagaataaattaatatattatacaaccttAGCAAATACATACagatattaatatctatttaaaaatacatttttaaataagttataatagttaaaaataatcaaaataattttaaattaaaacatgcttatatttataaaaaatctatCTGGATgcacaaaaaatattctttttttataaaatatataataggtgcgtAATCGTAGAAATACAGAATATCTTGcttcctatattatgtgtaagATAGACGgagaaaacaaatgttggtGTGGTGGCCCATTAagcataaaaatgttatttatttgactGTTATATTAGCCAGTTGAGATAAtagttagatattttaaatattttaaatttactataataaatttttttttgcaacatttaataaattggggatttatattaactttatttcaattaaaaaaaaaaaaataataacatatttttaaaaaaaattttagagcCGAAATTGTTATCAATTGTGAAGGGTTTTGGAAATTATTTGAGTTGCAAGATCACATGCGCGAAGACCAATTAGTTCCAGAAGTAAAAGAAGGATTGTATAAAGCATTTTCTTTAGCTGCAGATGCCTTTATTGCAAATGATAAACAAAAAGATTATTGTACTCGTGTaagtagattttattttaagtaaaattgtcgactaaaaaaaattattgagttcaaacactattttttttttcaaatctgcATTATACATAGAGttgtttaacatattaatttattattaaatataaataagtaaagataaataataataagcaaacattaaaaattagataattttctatacaattaaaaaaatgataaatttagttattttcgtTCATTGGACTTTTAGGAAAGTTACTGGATATTTTTAAGgtttagtacatttttaaatggataTTATTTGTAGGAAGGAAAGGGTTGGTGGGTTATAAATGTTGATCTTGGtattttgtcaattattttttagattacattgatactaatattatacaatacaataataaggttttttttaactagGTGATAACTCCAACATTAGACAAATTTAGGAGGATATTAAGTAATGACAATTTTAGAAAAACTTACGATAATGATGCTGTAAGATTAGAAATTATGGATATACTGCATAAATGTATTGGTATGGCCAGTGGAGCAGTTATTAATACCACACCAACTATTTTTGCTGTTTTACATCCAATGCTAAATGAGTTTTCAGCTTTAATTGGAgtatatcataattatcaaattattgttCACCTAATCATTCAACTTTTTGTTGAATTTTCCAAGAAAATGTTGTGTTTTCTTAGAGTggtaagaataaaattaataaaattgtatttaatattattaaagcaattttaactatatatatttatcattttttttaaattaattaacttaaaattataaatagcatatttgtacaaattaaattgaaaggttaataattatgattagcTTAGAtcaagtttttgatttttaaaaataattgttcagaataacaaacaaatataactaataataatttaaatatgtatattgtatagtatattatatttcaattaaatttttgttttctatagGAAGAAAGTGATAAGTTTTACATGTCTTGTTATCAAATGGTGGATATGTATGCTCGCTACAACATTAATCGTGTTTCTTTAGATTCTGATGCTGAAGATCAATGTTATCAAGAtctttatgtatttttagaacTTCTAACCCATGTTATGTCAAAGGAGGTTTTAGATCTTAGCTCTgatggtaataattaataaaaaacattatttaattatgttaatttaatattttaattgatttgtaATCATACTTGAATGTAAAAATAGGAAAAACTACTACTGGAAAAACAGCTGGGGATGTTTGTGTTTATGGGCTTCAAGTAATTTTACCATTGATGACTATAGATCTCTTGAAATTTCCTGCACTTTGCTTACAATACTATAAAGtaagtaacttttttttaaaatttaaaatttccttAACAGTGTGAAAAATACTGCTATGTTAGGTTAGATTTTTGTGTGatgataattaaataccattttttttaccgaatagtttaattttatatacttagtttatacattttaactattctccaacataaaaataataaaggtttAAGTTGgtaattctattataaaatctaactggaataaatcatgtttttataattattcaaaatataacttaatttctccaattagaattttaaaacataaacaataaagataatatacatGCTTATATCTCAATTTTGTAttctattattgtttaaatacttgAGAATCTAGTAactactattatgtattatataattaagtatatataataataaattaataaatagtaacaattgtatatttattttttagtatgctGGATATATGTGTGAAATGGTTCCATTGAAATTATgtattgaaaatgttgatatttttaaaggaGTCTTGACTACAATTGAATTAGGTTTGACTATGTTTGGCCATGAAATTACTCCAATGTGCACAGATTTTTTACAATCAGCTGCCTCGTTTTTATATAGACATGAAAACTGTACAATGCATGAAGCATATAATCTGTTGAAGccatttttaaaagtaagatATAATGTCATCTGTGTATaacctttattttattatatttcatcaatgattcattttatagtttttgatgAAACTTATATTATCCTGTCAAATAAATTCGGATGCACTCTCAAGTACTGGTCATGCACTTTACACATTAATATGTTGTTATCCGGTAAGAATActgattattttatgatttaaataaacatttcttaTTGATTAGGTTTCTTATTAAGAAGAAGTTATACCTATGAgtattgtctccgtcttactaaTGGATAACATATCTAAATGTACGTCCAGCAGTTTCAATTTTGTATGTCTAACTTAAATGTTGGTATCAGTTGACCTACTATTAAATtcaaagttaagaacattatttatgttttttcattattttttttttacaatttttatttttaattatatatatatatataaacattttttaatattaatactttacatactcataactcgtttaatacctaattaaagtACCATAAAAATCTTATGAGAGAACAGAGATAATgctattatcttaaaatttgataatatgacattttactctaatatttaagctatatacacaatattggaATTATTAAACGTGTATATTGTATGCGTTAGTAAATCAGAGACTAAACTTGTGGGTAAAAAAATCTCTTAAAATGAGTCACAGAGTTGGGTATAGTGCATTAAGTTTTCAATTATTCTtcattattaaaagaataatcTATTggctataacattataaattattatactctgtCCAGTGGgagaacaaattaattttgtgtatcTCTAGTTGATACCCTGCCAACCTAAGACCTAACCTTACTAGAATATTAATGGGGATGCACAGaacaatcaatttttattgGGCCACTACTATTTTGTTGGACAGAgtatttattgcattattgtattacatttataataaatcatcacGATTCCACAAATTGATCTAATCGATAATGTGGTATGTGGTttgtatgttaattataaatattggctGAATGCTGATtaatacctatcatattatttgcctgttaatttgtttgttattaatactatttaataattattaatatatactacatacaatttatataataatataattttaacatttttgttttgatttgttTTGTCTTTGATcattttgtggattaattgcgGTTTTTATGTCCTCTAACCTCTTTATCTGTGGAAGATTGAGAGTTGAGTTAACAGTAGAAAGGTAGAAACAAGTTTTATGCATTTAGAATTTTAAGATAGTGAGGCAaggaatatattattcttacaatGTTTGGGAACTGCTgatctattatttaattgttttttccaattaaaaaagtgctctttaaaaaaacaaaatcgacaCCAGTTTAGACGTTCTGAAGCAATGTTAACTAGTAAAATTTTTGGCAAACTTTACCTagattgtttttgaaatatgtaatattttattattactttcaaaagtattttaattttcaataaaatgttttaaattttataaaaaatataagagaaatatgataattgttttaatgtttaaaaatatatatacagattataaattataatatcaatgtatgAATGAAATTAAGTAGAGCATGTAGGTAACTCTTGTCTTATCATAGCTTAAATCCTGCATTACAGGGAGTAGAACATTTCTATCAATTTCTGGTTCctcttttgaatatttttaagagcTCTCATGTATCTCTAGGTGGTCTTAGTTATTTGCTATTTTCTCTTTTCATAAACTTCCAAAAGCTTCCATTAgcttatataagtaaaattccTGTTATTTGTCTACAAtcttaagattttttaaattttatcataaatatatcatttgtttTCTCATAcctattcttttattattattactgttcatctatattc
This genomic window contains:
- the LOC132921645 gene encoding exportin-4-like — its product is MEQVQQILQELEAAGRIMLASPSLVTNDQRSAAEAVFMNFRKTNMPYSICRYILDCSKVDFVLFETAGTLRDALIRDWILLSQDQKNELRQYLFQFIMRDGNMAPFVRERILQVIAIMIKRGSVEDGGQERSNILDEVEKLIFNGDLKKQILGCSIILALMQEYSTTVKSTDVGLTWESHYSAKKEFEARDLRRIFIFSTRALHEIQNLPQPLSPDILTVLKHLLNICESVLVWGFISSNMPKYLIGMFEGIYNSENSPILKLGSDWKDIITNPSTVDLYFHIYWMVRDNPQFSHHCLNCLVQLSSINGNIWTDTNVRMKYMTNYLENFIKLVSTVKILDRESIGISTIIKRIISGYTPSGFIQFPPELVKSFLENTTHLTCQFAEGAATEENLSQDDQMFFEAFNNILRPWVSIIANSNQSFPEQLCKSASIQILNTYIKCHISPPNGTKTPDNEFNENEEDDRVVNKEQLQYIGIFGRLIPEHSLPLLVTLIEGQIKEMRTIIEHVHSSGSCQWPESFQQKIDAVNEDIHWMFLIAGHILTVDSEGEPSMIPSEIMHHSIEQSKNVNLDLTMKFLTNQMLVMDVPGSAEAVDDVIKLVSIAFHLCELEKKLIEAKMESLCSPLLSGTIVWFLREFSQAYLMPNETYYNDLSMTLLQAFGQHTEAANWVLNYLLNKVEHNIKSPLYVDVSLIGDTVGLLISLVDIRHKAEIVINCEGFWKLFELQDHMREDQLVPEVKEGLYKAFSLAADAFIANDKQKDYCTRVITPTLDKFRRILSNDNFRKTYDNDAVRLEIMDILHKCIGMASGAVINTTPTIFAVLHPMLNEFSALIGVYHNYQIIVHLIIQLFVEFSKKMLCFLRVEESDKFYMSCYQMVDMYARYNINRVSLDSDAEDQCYQDLYVFLELLTHVMSKEVLDLSSDGKTTTGKTAGDVCVYGLQVILPLMTIDLLKFPALCLQYYKYAGYMCEMVPLKLCIENVDIFKGVLTTIELGLTMFGHEITPMCTDFLQSAASFLYRHENCTMHEAYNLLKPFLKFLMKLILSCQINSDALSSTGHALYTLICCYPEEFQQISMQLINDQADASVMDRLHNAFTLLTTGIDFNGTHAMKCRFKNNFDSFTTNIRGFLFIK